The following is a genomic window from Flavobacterium crassostreae.
TTCCATTTTTTTATGGACAATTTTAATCAACCCAAAACCCATAATGGTGGTTCCGGGATCTATACCTAATATGATGCGTTCGTTTGCCAAAAGATTTGTTTTAACATTAATTTTGTTTGCATAAACTCCAAAGTAAACCCAAAACCCCGTGGGATTTTAGACGTGTTTTTTTTAGTATTTTCTACTTATTTAGTAGCTAATTTTTGCCCGATAGCATTTTCAAAATACTTTTTAGTTTCTTTGTGCTTATGATTTCAATTTCTCACAAAACTAAGCAATTCTTGGTAGTTCTAATCAAAGTTTGGATTGTTGCTGCTGCCTTTTATTTTATTTATAACCAATTGGCAAGCAACAGCCAACTGGACTGGGTACAATTTCAAGAAAAATTCAGGAAAAATAAATCCATTTCTGGCATTGCTTTTATTGTCTCTCTTAGTATCCTGAATCGTTATTTAGAAATTCTAAAATGGCAAAATCTAGCTTCTTTCCTGAAACCAACCTCCGTATCTCAAGCCACACAACAAGTTTTGGCAGCGTTGACTGCCGGAATATTTACACCCAACGGAATAGGAGAATATGCTGGCAAAGCACTTTTTTACGAAAAACAGCAAACCAAAAAAGTGCTTTTTTTAAATCTAATCTGTAATGGAATCCAAATGGTGTGGACTATTTTTATCGGTATTTTGGGACTGCTTTATTTTAATTTTAAATACCAACTACTCTCTACGCCTACTGTTTGGTTGCTTCTTGGAGGGGTCGTGTTGGTGGTTTTGTTCTTGTTTTCTATAAAAAAAAGCACTCTAAAAGGCTATTCTATTCAAAAAATAATTCATAAAATAAATGCCATTCCAAAAGCAATACACCAAAAAAACATTTTGCTAGGTCTTTGCCGCTATCTGGTTTTTTCGCATCAATACTATTTTTTATTTCTAGCTTTTGATGTTCATTTGCCTTATTTGACCTTAATTTCTGCAGTAGCCAGCGTGTATTTTTTGGCTTCGTCATTGCCCAGTTTTCAGTTTTTAGATTTTGCAGTAAAAGGCAGTGTTGCTATTTTTTTCTTTACCATTCTGGGCGTAAATGAATGGATTGTAATCTTTGTATCGACCTTAATGTGGTTTCTAAATATTGTTTTACCGGTTATGCTCGGAAGCTATTATGTGCTTCGATTTAAAAGTCCTGCTGATGCCC
Proteins encoded in this region:
- a CDS encoding lysylphosphatidylglycerol synthase domain-containing protein; protein product: MISISHKTKQFLVVLIKVWIVAAAFYFIYNQLASNSQLDWVQFQEKFRKNKSISGIAFIVSLSILNRYLEILKWQNLASFLKPTSVSQATQQVLAALTAGIFTPNGIGEYAGKALFYEKQQTKKVLFLNLICNGIQMVWTIFIGILGLLYFNFKYQLLSTPTVWLLLGGVVLVVLFLFSIKKSTLKGYSIQKIIHKINAIPKAIHQKNILLGLCRYLVFSHQYYFLFLAFDVHLPYLTLISAVASVYFLASSLPSFQFLDFAVKGSVAIFFFTILGVNEWIVIFVSTLMWFLNIVLPVMLGSYYVLRFKSPADAQQQTNSIS